The following coding sequences lie in one Rhodopirellula bahusiensis genomic window:
- a CDS encoding DEAD/DEAH box helicase, which translates to MRNQRPPRTGRGSRPARFEEPVDTIALLESVGPVETPPDMDSFDELDLSPVMRQAVKDAGFTTPSPIQAALIPHALDGRDVIGQARTGTGKTAAFGIPILEQLDSLEDCRDPQAIVIVPTRELADQVAAEAEKLARGVPTEIAVLSGGKNMNRQLRQLENGTQLVVGTPGRVHDHLQRGTLRTDKVWCVVLDEADRMLDIGFRPQIERIMRKCPRNRQTLLLSATLPPVVRRLAESYMHEPVVIDCCRDEMAVDTIEQRYFTIAQDDKVRLLESLLKREKPEQAIIFCRTKRGTDRLHRKLAHEYGSACGAIHGDLQQRERDRVLQKLRDGNLKFLVATDVVGRGIDISTISHIVNFDVPQDCDDYVHRVGRTGRMGRDGVAYTFVVPGEGDILTSIEQRINKLLIRDQMDGFESPAEKAAAVAAAAPEPEKEVRRTLNPMTRKRRRRR; encoded by the coding sequence ATGAGAAATCAACGCCCACCGCGTACAGGACGCGGATCACGACCCGCTCGCTTCGAAGAGCCTGTCGACACAATCGCTCTACTTGAATCCGTCGGACCGGTAGAAACGCCGCCAGACATGGATTCCTTCGATGAATTGGATCTGTCGCCGGTTATGCGCCAAGCGGTGAAGGACGCGGGATTCACAACGCCCTCGCCGATCCAAGCCGCTTTGATCCCGCATGCCTTGGATGGCAGAGACGTGATCGGGCAGGCCCGAACGGGTACCGGCAAAACTGCCGCGTTCGGGATTCCGATCCTCGAGCAGCTGGATTCCTTGGAAGATTGCCGCGACCCGCAAGCGATTGTGATCGTCCCGACTCGTGAGTTGGCCGATCAAGTTGCCGCGGAAGCCGAAAAGCTCGCTCGTGGCGTCCCGACCGAGATTGCAGTGCTGTCGGGTGGCAAAAACATGAACCGCCAGCTTCGTCAGCTGGAAAATGGAACACAACTTGTTGTGGGGACCCCCGGTCGAGTGCACGACCACCTTCAACGAGGCACTTTGCGCACTGACAAAGTGTGGTGCGTGGTGCTGGACGAAGCCGACCGCATGCTCGACATCGGATTCCGGCCGCAGATCGAACGGATCATGCGGAAATGCCCTCGAAATCGCCAAACCTTGCTGCTTTCGGCCACTTTGCCGCCGGTTGTTCGCCGTTTGGCGGAGAGCTACATGCACGAACCAGTCGTGATCGATTGCTGCCGTGATGAAATGGCTGTCGACACGATCGAACAGCGCTACTTCACCATTGCCCAGGACGACAAAGTTCGATTGCTGGAGTCGCTGCTGAAACGCGAAAAACCTGAACAGGCGATCATCTTCTGTCGCACCAAGCGTGGAACCGATCGCCTGCACAGAAAGCTGGCACATGAATACGGAAGCGCCTGCGGTGCCATTCACGGTGACTTGCAGCAGCGCGAGCGTGACCGCGTGCTTCAGAAACTTCGCGACGGCAACTTGAAGTTTCTGGTTGCAACGGACGTTGTCGGCCGCGGAATTGACATCAGTACGATCTCACACATCGTCAACTTTGATGTCCCCCAAGATTGCGACGACTACGTTCACCGAGTCGGCCGAACCGGTCGAATGGGCCGAGATGGTGTCGCCTATACCTTTGTCGTGCCTGGTGAAGGCGACATCCTGACCAGCATTGAACAACGGATCAACAAATTGCTGATCCGGGATCAAATGGATGGTTTTGAATCGCCCGCTGAGAAAGCAGCAGCGGTTGCCGCGGCGGCGCCCGAGCCAGAGAAAGAGGTACGGCGCACCCTCAACCCTATGACACGAAAACGCCGTCGCCGGCGCTGA